The following proteins are co-located in the Silene latifolia isolate original U9 population chromosome 1, ASM4854445v1, whole genome shotgun sequence genome:
- the LOC141611311 gene encoding uncharacterized protein LOC141611311 has protein sequence MTMKMVNNKLGLTRLLTQSNIQFLNRYNNKRWIETVAYEEIRASNSVHKPYDSTAFILHGLLGSGRNWRSFARNLASYLSSNSSLEWRLVLVDLRNHGTSAEVQDLHPPHNLETAAADLANLVKSKGWDWPDVVIGHSLGGKVALQFAQSGAGMDSGDSKALPKQLWVLDSVPGVVSPEDSSGEVEQVLETLQSLPSPIPSRKWLVDHMVKLGFSKSLSEWLGSNLKKSNAHEVWAFNLEGAVQMFKSYREKDYWPLLEHPPRGTEISIVRAENSDRWDPHVIQRLEMLSRKERDGSEGKFSLHVLPKAGHWVHVDNPKGLLEIVAPRIASLA, from the exons ATGACTATGAAAATGGTGAACAACAAACTCGGACTAACTCGGTTGCTGACTCAGTCCAACATTCAATTTTTGAATCGTTACAATAACAAAAGGTGGATTGAAACCGTTGCATATGAAGAAATAAGAGCTTCGAATTCTGTGCACAAACCCTACGATTCAACCGCTTTTATACTTCATGGACTTTTGGGTTCTGGTAGAAATTGGCGATCTTTTGCTCGCAATCTTGCTTCTTATCTCTCCTCTAATTCCTCTTTAG AGTGGAGGCTGGTGCTTGTTGACTTGAGGAACCATGGAACATCAGCTGAGGTGCAGGATCTTCATCCACCGCATAACTTGGAAACTGCTGCAGCGGATTTGGCAAACTTGGTGAAATCCAAGGGCTGGGATTGGCCTGATGTGGTTATTGGCCACTCCTTGGGTGGTAAGGTTGCTCTGCAATTTGCTCAAAGTGGTGCTGGCATGGATTCTGGCGACTCTAAAGCTTTGCCAAAACAG CTATGGGTATTGGACTCGGTACCTGGGGTTGTGAGTCCTGAAGATAGTAGTGGAGAAGTAGAGCAAGTCTTGGAGACATTGCAAAGTCTTCCGTCACCAATACCTTCTAGAAA GTGGCTTGTCGACCATATGGTGAAATTGGGGTTTTCAAAGTCATTGTCTGAATGGCTTGGAAGTAACCTCAAGAAGTCTAATGCTCACGAAGTATGGGCATTCAATCTCGAAGGTGCAGTTCAGATGTTTAAGTCTTACAG GGAGAAAGATTATTGGCCACTCCTAGAGCACCCTCCAAGAGGAACAGAAATCTCGATTGTGCGAGCTGAGAACAGTGACCGATGGGACCCACATGTCATTCAGAGGCTTGAAATGCTTTCTCGCAAGGAAAGGGATGGATCCGAGGGAAAATTTTCTCTTCATGTACTACCTAAAGCTGGGCATTGGGTTCATGTGGACAATCCTAAGGGGTTGTTGGAGATCGTTGCTCCAAGAATTGCTTCCCTTGCTTGA
- the LOC141611303 gene encoding ubiquitin-ribosomal protein eL40 fusion protein, with product MQIFVKTLGSKTMSMEVESSLSVASLKAQLQHKQGIPKEEQRLIFGGKQLEDDRTLAAYNIHNESTVDLSLRLRGGGVGKLNYAPNLLALARKYMQYKLICRKCYARLPPKATNCRKKKCGHSNELRKKKVFQENAVA from the exons atgCAAATATTCGTGAAAACCCTAGGTAGCAAGACTATGAGCATGGAAGTTGAGAGCAGCCTGAGCGTTGCATCTCTCAAGGCTCAGCTCCAACACAAGCAAG GAATACCAAAGGAAGAGCAGAGGTTGATCTTTGGCGGAAAACAACTGGAAGATGACCGTACGCTCGCTGCCTACAACATTCACAATG AATCAACTGTGGATCTGTCGTTGAGGCTTCGTGGAGGAGGTGTTGGTAAGCTGAATTACGCACCCAATCTTTTGGCTCTGGCTCGTAAGTACATGCAGTACAAGCTCATTTGCCGCAA GTGCTATGCTCGTCTACCACCCAAGGCCACAAATTGCAGGAAGAAGAAGTGTGGACACAGCAATGAGCTGAGGAAGAAGAAGGTTTTCCAGGAGAATGCAGTCGCTTAA